One window of the Candidatus Zixiibacteriota bacterium genome contains the following:
- a CDS encoding conserved hypothetical protein (Evidence 4 : Unknown function but conserved in other organisms): MGEPHIAARKSIPLELEPGRYLWCRCGRSKNQPFCDRSHEQGTDFTPLEFTIREKLRRSYCQCKHTKNAPFCDGTHKTLSEEDKHFQSKE; encoded by the coding sequence ATGGGTGAGCCCCATATTGCCGCAAGAAAATCAATTCCGCTGGAACTGGAGCCGGGCAGGTATTTATGGTGCCGGTGCGGAAGGTCCAAAAATCAGCCCTTTTGCGATAGATCTCATGAGCAGGGGACAGATTTTACCCCGCTCGAATTCACGATTCGGGAAAAATTGAGGCGTTCCTATTGCCAGTGCAAGCATACGAAAAATGCCCCATTCTGTGACGGAACGCATAAAACCTTATCGGAAGAAGACAAGCATTTTCAATCAAAGGAGTAA
- a CDS encoding exported hypothetical protein (Evidence 5 : Unknown function) — protein MDKGKYIYRAILLSALVTLISLSPASSPGQTAGYEEIVIRFEVPRLFQRDISAQYGHEQLYLPITEIFSMLDINVQRDMANGIFSGKFLAADQKFEVNIAKNRASCAGKNIDLTGGDYVLTPTDLYLRSDLYDSVFSLRMYFNFSTLSVYLPLNKDFPAYQKMVRKIAHQELSDALAAKKDLYAMPLKREYFKTGVIDWTATASPLGGSGHYGNLSLGGMLMGGDFSVQSDFNSKTGFESDQMRYRWHYYFDNNAYFTQAELGEINTTGYFATSMKGALITNRPQVDRRYFQTIDVTGNAGQGWEIELYVNNKLTDYANADANGDYNFLVDVLYGSSRILLKKYGPNGEIETEEKYISIPFNLIPKNVIQYSVAAGTTDGQFKHGKYLEGTVYYGLLSRLTAGVNVEAPIEPRQGEKLAEAGEITYQPLGDFILNGAYAPNNSYRMAFNFNEPSLVGISGTYTKFFEESYRGRLGQLSNLNLSISSPLRIGSRRLGMRYHISMDRYKAFDQINMNYGFNSSLYRFFFNYMGSYKMSRYNSRHESEMTSQLFLSTTFLRFIRPQVRLTYDHSLRQLSAIGAYFNKRIFRSGQLSFSFERNIRTRSNLIMVSFNIFSPFADFSTKFYSSGGQMALSQMQRGSVRFDQDEHSFRFNRKAGLGYGSAVITPFVDDNFNGKLDPGEEILTDLRGRVGGAGGSKNNNDKLYYYDGLRPYDEQVVQIDPYSLDNPQLKPAHENFKVMVNPNVITDIQIPVVTAGEVTGTVDRKIPDGKVGVGGIKVMIVSEATGKELSITTFNNGEYYYLGLVPGMYRAYLDREQLEKYGYVSEPADISFQIKTVSGGDYIDKINFLIVPRQ, from the coding sequence ATGGACAAAGGGAAATATATTTATCGGGCAATCCTGCTCTCTGCACTGGTCACATTAATATCCCTGTCTCCCGCTTCATCTCCGGGCCAGACGGCCGGATATGAGGAAATTGTGATCCGGTTCGAGGTTCCGCGGCTGTTTCAAAGAGATATCAGTGCCCAATATGGGCATGAGCAACTATATCTTCCCATTACCGAGATTTTTTCGATGCTGGATATAAATGTCCAGCGCGATATGGCGAATGGAATCTTTTCGGGCAAATTTCTGGCCGCCGATCAAAAGTTTGAAGTCAATATTGCCAAGAATCGAGCGTCGTGCGCCGGCAAAAATATTGATCTGACAGGCGGAGATTATGTCTTAACCCCAACCGATTTATACCTTCGCAGCGACCTTTACGATTCCGTTTTCAGCCTGAGAATGTATTTCAATTTTTCGACTTTGAGCGTTTATCTGCCGCTTAACAAAGACTTTCCGGCTTACCAGAAAATGGTTCGCAAAATCGCCCATCAGGAATTGAGCGACGCTCTAGCGGCAAAAAAGGATTTATACGCGATGCCCTTGAAACGGGAATATTTCAAGACCGGTGTGATTGACTGGACCGCCACGGCCAGCCCCCTGGGTGGAAGCGGCCATTATGGCAATCTGAGCTTGGGCGGAATGTTAATGGGCGGAGATTTTAGTGTCCAGAGCGATTTCAACAGCAAAACCGGTTTTGAGAGCGATCAAATGCGCTATCGCTGGCATTACTACTTTGACAATAACGCCTATTTTACTCAGGCCGAATTAGGTGAGATTAATACCACCGGATACTTTGCCACCAGCATGAAAGGGGCCCTTATTACCAATAGGCCGCAGGTGGACCGGCGCTATTTTCAGACAATAGATGTCACGGGAAACGCCGGGCAGGGATGGGAAATCGAACTTTATGTAAATAATAAATTAACCGATTATGCGAATGCCGACGCCAATGGTGATTATAATTTCCTGGTCGATGTGCTTTATGGATCTTCGCGGATACTGCTTAAAAAGTACGGCCCCAACGGTGAAATCGAGACCGAAGAAAAATATATCTCGATCCCCTTCAATCTGATTCCTAAAAATGTCATCCAGTACTCCGTGGCGGCGGGGACAACGGACGGGCAATTCAAGCACGGGAAATATCTGGAAGGGACGGTTTATTATGGGCTTTTGAGCCGTCTGACGGCGGGTGTAAATGTCGAGGCGCCGATCGAACCGCGGCAGGGAGAAAAATTGGCGGAGGCGGGCGAGATTACATACCAGCCCCTGGGCGATTTTATCCTCAACGGAGCATATGCCCCCAATAATTCCTATCGGATGGCGTTCAATTTCAACGAACCGTCACTGGTGGGAATTTCCGGAACCTATACGAAATTTTTCGAAGAGAGTTATCGCGGACGGCTGGGACAGTTGAGTAATCTGAATCTATCGATATCTTCTCCCCTGAGAATCGGCAGCCGCCGCCTGGGAATGAGATATCATATTTCGATGGACAGGTACAAGGCGTTCGATCAAATCAATATGAATTACGGTTTCAACAGCTCCCTCTATCGATTTTTCTTCAACTATATGGGCAGCTATAAAATGTCCCGGTACAACTCACGCCATGAAAGTGAAATGACGAGCCAACTGTTTCTGTCGACCACCTTCCTTCGTTTTATCCGGCCCCAGGTACGGCTGACCTATGACCACAGCCTGCGGCAGTTATCGGCCATCGGGGCCTATTTCAATAAAAGAATTTTTCGCAGCGGACAATTATCTTTTTCATTCGAAAGAAATATTCGCACCCGATCCAACTTGATAATGGTTTCGTTTAACATCTTTTCTCCGTTCGCCGACTTTTCCACGAAGTTTTACTCATCGGGCGGGCAGATGGCCCTGAGCCAGATGCAACGGGGTTCGGTCCGATTCGATCAGGATGAGCATTCTTTCCGCTTCAACCGCAAGGCCGGTCTCGGCTATGGATCAGCCGTTATTACTCCGTTTGTTGACGACAATTTCAATGGAAAACTCGATCCGGGGGAGGAAATTCTGACCGATTTAAGGGGGCGAGTCGGAGGCGCCGGAGGCTCTAAAAATAATAATGACAAATTATATTATTATGACGGCCTGCGTCCCTATGACGAGCAGGTCGTGCAAATCGACCCCTATAGTCTGGATAATCCGCAATTGAAACCGGCTCATGAGAATTTCAAGGTCATGGTCAATCCGAACGTCATAACCGACATTCAGATCCCCGTAGTGACGGCAGGGGAAGTTACCGGAACGGTCGACCGCAAAATTCCGGACGGCAAGGTCGGTGTGGGCGGAATTAAAGTAATGATTGTCAGTGAAGCCACCGGTAAAGAGCTCTCAATTACAACCTTCAACAACGGCGAATATTATTACCTGGGACTGGTTCCCGGGATGTATCGCGCCTACCTTGACCGCGAGCAACTGGAAAAGTACGGTTACGTTTCCGAACCGGCCGATATATCGTTCCAAATAAAAACCGTCAGCGGCGGCGATTATATCGACAAGATCAATTTCCTGATCGTTCCCAGGCAGTAG
- a CDS encoding hypothetical protein (Evidence 5 : Unknown function) gives MDSKRESPRFVGTTKSWGFFVFILILFIASADLFASVLVAPTVVFLSEKDRTGRITVQNPSDKPKEITVYLSYGLPTSDSAGGIQMILQDTGITDPRSALTWIKAFPEKMVLAPGATQVVRLRANPPKNLPDGEYWARIVVKSQEGATAIPAPSSEDKITTKLNMVMQTAIMLKYRTGNLVSKLEVTKTDVEKVDSTVQVTISMTNRGNVSYVGILLCRLLDKAGKVISSDDIDLAVYSELTRRVRLPFAGKDSVPYKVDISITTAGRKDIPEQDMITGNVIAYSAEIK, from the coding sequence ATGGATAGTAAAAGAGAGTCTCCCCGTTTTGTCGGAACGACAAAATCATGGGGTTTTTTTGTTTTTATCTTAATTTTATTTATCGCTTCGGCCGATCTTTTCGCCAGCGTCCTGGTGGCTCCCACCGTGGTCTTTCTTTCGGAAAAGGATCGAACCGGCCGTATCACGGTTCAAAACCCCTCCGATAAGCCGAAGGAAATAACGGTCTATCTGAGCTACGGCCTGCCGACCTCGGACAGCGCCGGAGGCATCCAGATGATTCTTCAGGATACCGGCATAACCGATCCCCGCTCGGCCCTCACCTGGATCAAGGCCTTTCCGGAAAAAATGGTTCTGGCGCCGGGGGCGACGCAGGTGGTTCGGCTACGGGCCAATCCACCCAAAAACCTTCCAGACGGCGAGTACTGGGCCAGAATCGTGGTCAAATCGCAGGAAGGGGCCACCGCTATTCCGGCCCCGTCGAGCGAAGACAAAATTACCACCAAACTGAATATGGTTATGCAAACAGCGATAATGCTCAAATACCGGACGGGGAATCTTGTATCAAAGCTGGAAGTAACCAAAACCGATGTGGAGAAGGTCGATTCGACAGTGCAGGTGACGATATCGATGACAAACCGCGGTAATGTCTCCTATGTGGGCATTCTCTTGTGCCGACTTCTGGATAAGGCCGGAAAGGTAATCAGCAGTGACGATATCGATTTGGCGGTTTACTCAGAATTAACGCGTCGGGTCAGACTGCCCTTTGCGGGGAAAGACAGTGTCCCCTACAAAGTCGATATTTCCATAACGACGGCCGGACGCAAAGACATTCCGGAGCAGGATATGATAACCGGAAATGTCATCGCCTATTCGGCCGAGATAAAATGA
- a CDS encoding exported hypothetical protein (Evidence 5 : Unknown function) — MRFKNLVKFAGLLAVVLFAGFANVMAQDVATGSATANVLAVLQVTATHDLAFGDVLQGVPHVADKTVVADAGVFQITGEGGQEVAMYMQLPDYLWNSTNTDRLVISFSATDADIDTTAAGTPAAHGAGAIANLDPHHLPETAIGAADNILQLFMGGTVFPTVDQRAAAYSADIILTVSYTGN, encoded by the coding sequence ATGCGTTTCAAAAATCTAGTTAAATTTGCCGGCCTATTGGCCGTGGTTCTGTTCGCAGGGTTTGCGAATGTGATGGCGCAGGATGTGGCTACCGGATCCGCCACCGCCAACGTGTTAGCGGTATTGCAGGTCACGGCGACTCATGATCTGGCTTTTGGCGATGTTCTTCAGGGTGTTCCCCATGTCGCCGACAAGACGGTCGTGGCCGACGCCGGCGTCTTTCAGATCACCGGTGAAGGCGGACAGGAAGTCGCCATGTATATGCAGTTGCCCGATTATCTCTGGAATTCGACCAACACGGATCGTCTCGTGATTTCTTTCAGCGCCACCGATGCTGATATCGACACAACGGCGGCCGGAACCCCGGCGGCCCATGGTGCCGGTGCGATAGCCAATCTTGACCCGCACCATTTGCCGGAGACAGCTATCGGCGCCGCCGATAACATCCTTCAGTTATTCATGGGCGGAACGGTCTTCCCGACCGTGGATCAGCGGGCGGCCGCATACAGTGCCGACATTATTTTGACAGTATCGTATACCGGCAATTAA
- a CDS encoding exported hypothetical protein (Evidence 5 : Unknown function): MHLYSRMKWPRRSLLAAFLFLLTMTAAVEAQDVAVGHATANVLAILTVTATHDLAFGDVLQGVPKAAPKDVIANAGVFQVTGEGGREISMFLQLPDYLWNSTNTDRLVIAFSATDADIDTTAAGTPAAHGAGAIANINPHALPETVLGATDNILQIYIGGTVHPTIDQRADAYSADLILTVGYTGN, translated from the coding sequence ATGCATCTTTATTCAAGGATGAAATGGCCACGGCGAAGTCTGCTGGCGGCGTTCCTTTTCCTGCTGACGATGACGGCGGCCGTTGAGGCGCAGGATGTCGCGGTAGGTCACGCCACGGCCAACGTGCTGGCTATTCTCACGGTTACCGCAACACATGATCTGGCGTTCGGTGACGTTCTTCAGGGCGTGCCCAAAGCCGCGCCCAAGGATGTTATCGCCAATGCCGGCGTTTTCCAGGTTACGGGGGAAGGAGGACGAGAGATTTCAATGTTTCTGCAGCTGCCGGATTATCTCTGGAACAGCACCAATACCGATCGCTTGGTAATCGCCTTCAGCGCCACCGATGCGGACATTGATACCACGGCGGCGGGAACACCGGCGGCCCACGGTGCGGGAGCAATTGCGAATATCAACCCGCATGCCCTGCCGGAAACAGTTCTGGGAGCAACCGATAATATCCTTCAGATATATATCGGGGGAACGGTTCACCCGACGATCGATCAGAGGGCGGACGCCTATTCAGCCGATTTAATCCTGACAGTCGGATATACCGGGAATTGA
- a CDS encoding hypothetical protein (Evidence 5 : Unknown function) yields the protein MAISSLNKDAYTSPFHISEKKYILCLGSLINLIDSCRNYLTLPI from the coding sequence GTGGCCATTTCATCCTTGAATAAAGATGCATACACATCTCCTTTTCACATATCCGAAAAAAAATATATTCTCTGTTTAGGTTCTTTAATAAATCTAATCGACAGTTGCCGCAATTACTTGACCCTGCCGATTTAA
- a CDS encoding exported hypothetical protein (Evidence 5 : Unknown function), whose translation MNLKGLLVILFLVFCFSQPACSQSITVNNDLNFGDIFPGVPKTISKATPGFAAEFYVSGTPGAEVTIDFALPTYMSSGFNNMQLVFTKTDCAMDSSASPDQTNPHYNNLDPWHTITYRLGSGGLTIWLGGMAIPKLRQNQGSYAATIVLTVAYTGN comes from the coding sequence ATGAATCTAAAAGGCCTTCTGGTTATTCTTTTTCTTGTCTTCTGTTTTTCCCAACCCGCTTGCAGCCAGAGCATTACCGTAAACAATGACCTGAATTTCGGCGATATTTTTCCGGGGGTTCCGAAAACAATATCAAAGGCCACCCCGGGGTTCGCGGCGGAATTTTATGTTTCGGGAACTCCGGGGGCCGAAGTGACAATTGACTTCGCACTCCCTACATATATGAGTTCCGGTTTTAATAATATGCAACTGGTTTTCACCAAAACCGATTGCGCCATGGATTCCAGTGCTTCCCCGGATCAAACCAATCCTCATTATAATAATCTAGATCCGTGGCATACGATCACTTATCGTCTCGGTTCGGGCGGCTTGACAATCTGGTTGGGAGGAATGGCTATCCCCAAATTACGTCAGAATCAGGGGAGTTATGCCGCCACCATTGTTCTTACGGTCGCCTATACCGGAAACTAA
- a CDS encoding hypothetical protein (Evidence 5 : Unknown function), with protein sequence MPKIFGIFVFLCLLFCFGPDTLGGDSGVIRATATVVPAIGFEREPILKSNTTGFIELIPAIRLAENMGMVCNIRYGGDEDLSLRFDGHSNDRGTRENKVISSATSFDLTALITKLHPGPDTCIVTLIYSEN encoded by the coding sequence ATGCCGAAGATATTTGGGATATTTGTCTTTTTATGCTTGTTATTCTGCTTCGGGCCGGATACACTGGGCGGCGATAGTGGCGTGATCCGGGCCACGGCGACGGTTGTGCCGGCAATCGGATTCGAGCGGGAACCGATATTAAAGTCGAATACGACGGGGTTCATCGAATTAATTCCAGCCATCCGGTTGGCCGAGAATATGGGAATGGTCTGCAATATAAGATATGGGGGCGACGAAGATCTTTCTCTCCGCTTCGACGGGCACAGTAATGACCGTGGAACCCGCGAAAACAAAGTTATCTCGTCGGCTACATCATTCGATTTGACCGCCCTTATCACTAAATTACATCCAGGACCCGATACGTGCATTGTCACTTTAATTTATTCCGAGAATTGA
- a CDS encoding exported hypothetical protein (Evidence 5 : Unknown function): MAIRKSILRPLILSSFIIISAMSASAQESGTIQATATVLPAMTVRGVNNLQFETVIPGIDKAVDKATIGLAGEFEIMGHDAAEISLDFILPDSLLQDSTAFMRIGFSNTDASYDDGTGGGQTVPVGVINPNGPLTLRLGPAGTMEIWIGGTVYPTITQTGGDYAADITLTVTYTGN; this comes from the coding sequence ATGGCAATTCGCAAATCAATTTTACGACCTCTGATTTTATCTTCTTTCATAATTATTTCGGCGATGTCCGCAAGCGCTCAGGAAAGCGGGACAATTCAGGCGACGGCCACGGTCCTGCCGGCCATGACGGTCCGCGGAGTCAACAATCTGCAATTTGAGACGGTAATTCCGGGAATCGATAAAGCGGTTGACAAGGCCACGATCGGATTGGCCGGGGAATTTGAAATTATGGGTCATGATGCGGCAGAAATTTCCCTTGATTTTATTCTTCCGGATTCTCTTTTGCAGGATTCGACCGCCTTTATGAGGATCGGATTCAGCAATACCGATGCTTCCTACGATGACGGCACCGGCGGCGGGCAGACGGTCCCGGTCGGTGTTATCAATCCCAATGGCCCGCTGACGCTTCGCCTCGGCCCCGCCGGTACCATGGAAATCTGGATTGGCGGTACGGTTTATCCCACCATAACGCAAACCGGCGGAGACTATGCGGCCGATATAACGTTGACCGTGACCTATACCGGCAATTAG
- a CDS encoding exported hypothetical protein (Evidence 5 : Unknown function) → MKPVQKINRQVLIAVICTLILISCSINNSQAQSLVWSSNLGGAYNEVAYSGLQAADGDFIVLGSTFSFGSGDFDIYLLKLNSAGDTVWAKTFGGPLTEYGNDIKATHDGGYIITGSTKSYGAGKKDVYLQKIDSLGNSLWAKTYGGVEDDEGWSVQATSDGGYIICGTTNSFGAGYSDLYLIKTNGSGDTSWTRTFGGSGGESGAGVAEIPNDGYLAIGSTGSFGEGYSSIYAVRVGASGDSLWSAIYGGTKADFGRALAPTLDNGFVIAGSTNSYGAGYSDAYLIKINAAGMVAWEQTYGSTRDDIAYSVCAARDGGYMLAGTTESFGAAMIDAYVIKTDPAGNLIWNHNYGGSKSDYGRMIIQTQSRDYMLFGYSYSFSSSGSDVYVAKIKGDATPVPESSENNLPSGFALYQNWPNPFNLSTTIQFSLPRRSPVALTIYNILGQTVRRWTFPSLPPGTHSVSWDGRTSTGIESGSGIYLYQIRTPEYGSSRKMVLVK, encoded by the coding sequence ATGAAACCTGTTCAAAAAATAAACAGACAAGTTCTGATTGCCGTGATTTGTACTCTGATTCTTATCTCCTGCAGCATCAATAATTCTCAGGCTCAGAGCCTGGTCTGGTCCTCCAATCTTGGAGGTGCCTATAATGAAGTCGCCTATTCCGGATTGCAGGCGGCCGATGGCGATTTCATTGTTCTTGGCAGTACCTTTTCATTTGGTTCAGGCGATTTTGATATTTACTTGCTGAAACTCAATTCCGCCGGTGATACGGTTTGGGCGAAAACTTTCGGCGGTCCTCTTACGGAATACGGCAATGATATTAAAGCCACCCATGACGGCGGGTACATTATAACCGGATCAACTAAATCGTACGGGGCGGGAAAGAAAGATGTCTACCTTCAAAAAATTGATTCCCTCGGAAATTCTCTCTGGGCAAAAACCTATGGAGGTGTGGAGGACGACGAGGGCTGGTCGGTGCAGGCCACGTCCGACGGGGGGTATATCATTTGCGGCACGACAAATTCCTTTGGAGCCGGCTACAGCGATCTTTACTTAATAAAGACCAATGGAAGCGGCGATACCTCTTGGACCCGGACCTTTGGCGGAAGCGGGGGAGAATCGGGCGCCGGTGTGGCTGAGATTCCCAACGACGGCTATCTCGCCATCGGCTCCACCGGCTCTTTCGGCGAGGGGTATAGCAGCATCTATGCCGTGCGCGTCGGGGCTTCAGGCGACTCTCTCTGGTCGGCGATTTATGGCGGCACCAAGGCCGATTTCGGGCGGGCGCTGGCGCCGACGCTTGATAATGGCTTTGTTATTGCCGGTTCCACCAATTCCTACGGCGCCGGATACTCCGATGCCTATCTTATAAAAATTAACGCGGCCGGAATGGTGGCATGGGAACAGACTTACGGGAGCACCAGGGATGACATTGCTTATTCCGTCTGCGCGGCAAGAGATGGGGGCTATATGCTGGCCGGTACCACCGAATCTTTCGGGGCGGCCATGATCGACGCCTATGTTATTAAGACCGATCCGGCCGGTAATCTAATCTGGAATCATAACTACGGCGGCAGCAAGTCCGATTATGGCCGGATGATTATTCAGACCCAGAGTCGTGACTACATGTTGTTCGGTTACTCTTATTCATTCAGTTCTTCGGGGAGCGATGTTTATGTCGCGAAAATTAAAGGCGATGCCACCCCGGTGCCGGAGTCATCCGAAAATAATCTCCCTTCGGGTTTTGCTTTGTATCAAAACTGGCCTAATCCCTTTAATCTTTCGACCACTATTCAATTCTCTCTTCCGCGCCGGTCGCCTGTCGCCTTAACCATATATAATATCCTCGGTCAAACGGTTCGACGATGGACTTTCCCGTCGCTTCCCCCGGGAACGCATTCGGTGTCATGGGATGGTCGTACTTCGACTGGAATCGAGTCGGGTTCGGGCATTTATTTATATCAAATCAGAACGCCTGAATACGGCAGTAGCCGGAAGATGGTACTCGTCAAATAG
- a CDS encoding putative Alg9 family protein mannosyltransferase (Evidence 3 : Putative function from multiple computational evidences) yields the protein MANRATVKSEKTILLFILIAAFIMRAALGLYSDQLNHPDENFQILEQAHRLVFGYGIIPWEFRHDARSWLVPGLTAILLYPFRVLGIASPPIYVPGVKIELGLISLIAILAAYKIGKRLHSGRAGLWAAFFCAAWFEIAYFSIRPLGEVWATTFFLAGMALSFDHDNAVKLFFTGVLILMAGAIRINYLPGVLFLGVIASWKLEKIKIIRFVAGILSGLILVGGLDLLTYGKPFISYINFYEINRTYFMAGKVGSVFSSEYFMQTGWASLFLYWFIIAAGFMVLRSSRKVLFIILLVLATHMLIPARSQEIAYRHIYLVLPLIMIIGGIEAAALLDRISSPKIKATAFGLILLIFIGWSTAGAMALLPGQKKVYENKAVEAMQHGIFYKDPHLEAYLFLSRLNNVVGVYDEADFWFRSGGFYYLHHKVPLYFSVNPPPSPAYVSHIITKQSLDPSSGFVKIKSFDGINIYARADKNFQYLPDSNYTTNIWQPNVDKGR from the coding sequence ATGGCCAATCGGGCGACAGTCAAAAGTGAAAAGACGATTCTGCTTTTTATATTAATTGCCGCATTTATTATGCGGGCGGCTCTGGGGCTTTATTCTGATCAATTGAATCATCCTGACGAGAACTTTCAGATTTTGGAGCAAGCCCATCGGCTGGTTTTCGGATATGGAATTATCCCTTGGGAATTTCGGCACGACGCTCGCTCCTGGCTGGTTCCCGGTCTAACGGCGATTCTCCTTTATCCTTTCAGAGTCCTTGGCATCGCTTCGCCGCCAATTTATGTGCCGGGAGTTAAAATTGAATTGGGCCTAATATCTTTGATAGCGATCCTGGCAGCATATAAAATCGGCAAACGATTGCATTCCGGTCGTGCCGGGTTATGGGCGGCCTTTTTTTGTGCGGCCTGGTTTGAAATCGCCTATTTTTCCATCAGGCCATTAGGCGAAGTATGGGCGACAACATTTTTCCTGGCGGGGATGGCCCTCTCATTTGATCACGACAACGCGGTAAAGTTGTTTTTTACAGGAGTGTTAATTTTAATGGCGGGGGCGATTAGAATCAATTATCTGCCCGGAGTCCTGTTTTTGGGGGTCATAGCTTCATGGAAGTTGGAAAAAATAAAAATCATACGATTTGTTGCCGGAATTCTATCAGGTCTCATACTTGTGGGGGGGCTGGATTTATTGACATATGGAAAACCCTTTATATCCTATATCAATTTTTATGAGATAAATCGCACCTATTTCATGGCCGGAAAAGTGGGGTCCGTTTTCAGTTCTGAATACTTTATGCAGACTGGGTGGGCTTCCCTATTTCTTTATTGGTTCATCATCGCGGCCGGGTTTATGGTACTTCGGTCAAGTCGAAAGGTGCTCTTTATCATATTACTCGTGCTGGCGACTCACATGTTGATCCCGGCGCGATCACAGGAAATCGCTTATCGGCACATTTATCTGGTACTGCCTCTAATAATGATTATAGGGGGAATTGAAGCCGCGGCCCTACTGGATCGAATCAGTAGCCCCAAGATCAAAGCAACTGCATTCGGGCTAATTTTGCTGATTTTTATCGGTTGGAGCACGGCCGGAGCGATGGCGCTTTTGCCGGGACAAAAAAAAGTCTATGAAAATAAGGCCGTCGAAGCTATGCAACACGGCATCTTTTATAAAGATCCTCATCTTGAGGCGTATCTTTTTCTGAGCCGATTGAATAATGTTGTCGGAGTGTATGATGAAGCCGATTTCTGGTTTCGGAGCGGTGGTTTTTACTACCTTCACCATAAGGTACCGTTGTATTTTTCCGTGAATCCGCCCCCCTCGCCCGCCTATGTAAGCCATATTATAACGAAGCAAAGCCTGGATCCATCGAGCGGCTTTGTCAAAATCAAGTCATTTGACGGAATCAACATTTATGCGAGGGCGGATAAGAATTTCCAATATCTTCCGGACAGCAATTATACTACCAATATCTGGCAGCCAAACGTCGATAAAGGGCGTTAG
- a CDS encoding exported hypothetical protein (Evidence 5 : Unknown function), whose amino-acid sequence MKKLLLLILLSLILIQCGPAPMKELPGKEETAPPPCTPENLVVRPGNQQVLLKWETNCPRGVILSGYNIYLLEDSLKQKDLQSNAGERLKPYNAEPYPGDTNPERGFETITINNLRNGADYYFLVRTVFPDGMMSGFSNQVGAICRPEGEFTLAFRYSDLNDGFSFARGESVRADASANDLYFFEKDGFAFLASPSRLNGFLRKSKFYSLGKTTDIYQYQKFDIDIPSEERIPILAGESYLVKTADGNFAKIRIEEISGKDRDRVLKIKYIYQTIRNLIRF is encoded by the coding sequence ATGAAAAAATTACTATTACTCATACTTTTGTCATTGATATTAATTCAATGCGGTCCGGCCCCAATGAAGGAACTGCCGGGCAAAGAGGAAACAGCCCCTCCTCCCTGTACTCCGGAAAATTTGGTGGTTCGTCCGGGGAATCAGCAGGTTCTCCTGAAATGGGAGACAAATTGCCCGCGCGGGGTGATTTTATCGGGTTACAACATTTATCTGCTCGAGGATTCTCTCAAGCAGAAGGATTTGCAGTCCAATGCCGGCGAGAGACTCAAACCGTACAATGCAGAACCGTATCCCGGCGATACCAATCCGGAGAGGGGATTTGAAACCATAACGATAAATAATCTCCGGAACGGAGCCGACTACTATTTCCTGGTGCGGACCGTCTTCCCTGACGGCATGATGTCGGGATTTTCCAATCAGGTAGGCGCTATTTGCCGCCCCGAGGGTGAATTTACACTGGCTTTCCGTTATTCCGATTTGAATGACGGATTTTCTTTTGCCAGAGGAGAAAGTGTCCGTGCCGATGCCAGCGCCAACGACCTGTACTTTTTCGAAAAAGACGGTTTCGCCTTTCTGGCATCGCCCAGCCGCCTTAACGGATTCCTACGAAAGTCGAAATTCTATTCTTTGGGAAAGACGACAGATATTTATCAGTACCAAAAATTTGACATTGATATTCCCTCCGAAGAAAGAATTCCGATTCTGGCCGGAGAAAGTTACTTGGTTAAGACAGCCGACGGGAATTTTGCCAAAATCAGAATTGAGGAAATTTCAGGAAAAGATCGTGATCGGGTCCTTAAGATAAAATATATATATCAGACCATAAGGAATCTAATAAGATTCTGA